The genomic stretch TCATGACATATACTTCAAGCAAATAATACCGTGACATATTCTAGCATAATAAAACTGACAgtctgttttatataagataagaaatgtatataaaaaaattgaaaataaatattttacatatatgaggaatttaaataaatagcaaagtttacaaaaataaaaataacaatttttgaaTATTATGAGTAAATTATGACAAACATGAAGTTTTCTTTGTCTATAAAGATCTAATCCTCCCATCATCAAGTTTTCAACAAAGTCTTTTGCAGTGATCTATTTCTAGAATTTAAGGCTCTCTCCTGATCAGAAAAAGAATCTCTAGAGATCTAAGATTTACCTCTATTtcagtatatttatatattcaagatctagatttacagtTAGGTCTCTACATTCAGCTCGTTCATTCATTGCAAGAACGTATACAAATTGCTTTTTCTGCTTTAGCATTAGTCTGCATCTCTTTGTGTGCTGTTATGTTAAAGTTGAAAGTTGTAAGCCTGGCTATCCTTCCTTTCAGTGTTTATTTTAAGATTCCTGTACAGAGGGGCTGATAAATCACTACTTAAgatatctatattttttatgtaCTGTATTAAAATTTCTTCTAAGAAACACAATCACATCACTAACTTTAACTATCTTTTAAAGTACCATACTTTAACTTCATTAGTACCCAGTACTTCTTTTCAATACATACAAAAGCATTTAGTTCAGAAGTAAAAGCGTGTATGAATACAAAATTGTGatgatggtttttttttttaattaaattttaagaaaacagatttttaaagattttaaaaattttctattaGTGTATAGCTTTTTAAATAGTTCTCTTAATTGTTTGGAAGTAAACCAAGatgaaaaattttattttattacaaatatttattttttttcttacagaaATCTCTGTGTAATCAACACTGATTTAACATTCTTTATGATGGCAACTAGgatttaaaagaattattcccACAAGACAATCTCTAGGGGAAACATGGATAAAACTTGGTCTACTATGTCTTATGAAGAAGAAATTCAAACAGCTCTAATGAAAGCTGGCACACAagacaaatttaatttgaaaaatgaaataaagattGAGAATCAAGAAATGGATGACACAGATTTTACGGTTCAAACATCTGAAAATGAGCATCAGGTAAAGTTTTACTAATATGAATATAATTATACAGCTTAGGATTCTTGAACTTACAGCATTCTCTAATAGTCAGTCTCCCTTTGGAATATCTTACCTTTGTGTCTCTGTATATTATGATTATATAAAAGTAAAGCTCCCTTTTCAgagtttgtggtctataaggcggatgatgtaaaggtcatctgtgtctGTGGCCTATGGCCAACAAGGGTGTTGTGTGGcctgcacaatgaccaaccacctttacttttccccaactaatgtcaggtacccattagagctgggtgactCAGGGCTCCCAAAAAATTCCGATATTAAAAATCACCATTCTTCACCCTAGTTAGGAAGTCAAGAGCTCAGCTACTCTGCCTCCTTATGATTATGTTGTAAATGTTAATGTATTGGTCATTGTGTAGATTGGTGTCATAACTATCATGGCAGCaccataatattattataatttttaagcaaattgttgtttaatattaattaaatttcaATGGTTTTGGATTGGAGTAAAGGAAATGGAGAAGGCAGTGATCTATAGGCAAATCATACTCTACATTGCTAACAAAACATTAGCTTTGAAAAAACAGAAGCTCtaagaatagttttttttttaggtgtcaCAGACATCACCCGTGACATCTTGCCAATAGGTGAACACTCATAAGTTGAGAGGTCACAAGAAAATACTGATTAAGTAGGGATGATGGGAAAGTTTTTTGAAGTTTGGTCTGAAGTCTTACAAGAGAGCAGATTAGAAAAGCAGACTGGGAATTTGTTCAAGAAATGTATCTTGATTCACTTGGGTATTATTTTATAGTGTGTTTGATTGTGTTGATCATGaagaaataaatttcaatttaccAGCAGAGGAACTTGTATAATAGCTACATCTGTTAAGATTTGAATTTGTCAGTGTTTCATTACACATAGTTGGTTAATCATTTATGTTTAGTCTTCATCTCTCAAGCAGAGCCTAAGCACAACTATACACACATGCAAAATAGCCATGCCAAAAAAATTGCTGAAAGTCTACACACTTAATCACTTATGTAATATTGGGCTAAAGAGGCCCATACATTAGGTAAATATCAGCATAAACATTATGATATTTATCTAACTGAAAATTCAACCAAGTGGTTTAAATTTTGATTCAACTTTGtcctttctgaaaaaaaaaattaaatgatatataaacatgtttttttcacgCATTCACATcatttttactaagcttatatcaactcattctgtctagtcaaaagtttgtacacgttatttctcccactcctaatctctgatcaagctaaaatttggcataattatttcttttacctgacaatggaagaatcaataaaaaaaattattaaccaattagttgatttattatttgtaattaattattttgtttggtatgccaaacaagagaaagaatttgttcttgactgaagtggatggtgtaagctgaattagtcccctttatgcCCTATCGTCTGattcttagtgaacacaaatcTGAAATAACGGATGAgactagaaaaaataaataactatataATCTTCTATGTTGATatgctctccactagcagagtgttTACCTtgttgagaagcctgagaaggttttagaagcctgagaaggcttgagccatagTTCAAATTCTTGTctttaccttttaaaaaaaaatgtacacaagcgtttttattgttagtctagatctatttcaaatttgattacatgactgatccgaaCTAATTGATAGAAGTACGctttaatataatctttgttaAACTGGTTCAGATGCTAAAGGCTTAAACATTCAACCACTGTGCCTCCAGCTATGTAATAATATAAGAATAATATGCGCTCATATCTCATTATTATGTGGTATCATGTTGTCAGTCAGCCTAACTATATAGTAATTATATGCGAACATTTGTTCGATACGTGCAGGTTGATAGTTTTTAGTATatagcttctgatattcttgctgaaaatattgaaagctgCCTGAGTGGACTCTTTGGAGGCTGATTCTTTGTAacttagtattttattatacCTATCTATGCACGGCTACCCAATCAATctaaaatgaatacaaaatgtCGACTgaggaaattttttttgttttagtacatgtaatttagaaaatattgtttgttgCTGCCCACATAAGACTGAGCTTTCTCGGGCATCTGCAGGAACTCGAGCTCTTTTAAAACATAATctctgtaaataaattaataagacAAAGtaacagtaatttttttttatttatttatttaccagGAAGACATGATGGGACAAGAGAAAGTTTTCAATGTAAGAACACCAACAGACGAAAGAGAGCAAAGGACTTCTGAAGTCAATGCTGCCGCAAATGACACAGATAACGCTTTAGATAAAACACTATTTTCTTATGTGATGACAAAACATATGAAAAATAAGACAAATCATTCTAAactcaaaaaattatttaaatgtcaaatatgcgAAAAAGAATTCACCGTATCTACAAGCTTAAAAAGACACCGGTTTGTCCATGCtagtgaaaaaccatttaaatgtcatgTATGTCTCAAGGGTTTTCGTGACAAGACCAATTTGAAAACCCACTTTTTTGTACATTCTGGGGAAAGACCATTTAAATGCTTACTCTGTCCAAAAGAATTTTATCTGCAGTATCGTTGGAGAAATCATCTTTTTGTTCATTCTGTTGAAAAACCATTCAAATGTGAAGTATGTGCTAAAGAGTTCTGTTCCTCGGCAACATTGAAAACACACCAAATGTTTCATTCAAAGGAAAAGCCATGGAAATGCCAAATTTGTCACAAAGAATTCCATCATTCTACATATCTACAAAGGCATCAGTTAATTCATACCTCAGCTCCTcctaaaagaacatttttatgTCAAACATGTCCTCAACAATTTTACAGTCTATCAGCCTTAAAAACCCACGAGCacattcatactggtgaaaaaccattcaAATGCTTACATTGTCAAAAGTTATTTTCGAtgttatcacatttaaaaacgCATCTTTTGGTTCATTCCGGTGAAAGACCATACAAATGTAAGATATGTGATAAAGCCTTCTCGCAGTCATCAGCTTTGAAACTCCACTTTAGGATTCACTCTGGTGAAAAGCCATACAAATGTCCACTTTGTGAACGGGCATTCACTCTGTCTTC from Biomphalaria glabrata chromosome 9, xgBioGlab47.1, whole genome shotgun sequence encodes the following:
- the LOC106075031 gene encoding zinc finger protein 98-like; its protein translation is MDKTWSTMSYEEEIQTALMKAGTQDKFNLKNEIKIENQEMDDTDFTVQTSENEHQEDMMGQEKVFNVRTPTDEREQRTSEVNAAANDTDNALDKTLFSYVMTKHMKNKTNHSKLKKLFKCQICEKEFTVSTSLKRHRFVHASEKPFKCHVCLKGFRDKTNLKTHFFVHSGERPFKCLLCPKEFYLQYRWRNHLFVHSVEKPFKCEVCAKEFCSSATLKTHQMFHSKEKPWKCQICHKEFHHSTYLQRHQLIHTSAPPKRTFLCQTCPQQFYSLSALKTHEHIHTGEKPFKCLHCQKLFSMLSHLKTHLLVHSGERPYKCKICDKAFSQSSALKLHFRIHSGEKPYKCPLCERAFTLSSSLKAHQLVHSGEKPFKCQLCEREFAQSSSLKAHQFVHTGNKPFKCQVCEREFSVSSYFKKHQLVHTKTQP